In one Eschrichtius robustus isolate mEscRob2 chromosome 15, mEscRob2.pri, whole genome shotgun sequence genomic region, the following are encoded:
- the LOC137777602 gene encoding phosphatidylinositol 5-phosphate 4-kinase type-2 gamma-like isoform X1: MASSSVLPATVPAPTAASGTGFGFASKTKKEHFVQQKMKVFRAADLLRGVFLWGVAHSINELSQVPPPVMLLPDDFKASSKIKVNNHLFRRENLPSHFKFKEYCPQVFRNLRDRFGTDDQDYLVSLTRSPPSESEGSDGRFLTSYDRTLVIKEVSSEDTADMHSNLSNYHQYIVKCHGNTLLPQFLGMYRVSVDNEDSYMLVMRNMFSHHLPVHRKYDLKGSLVSREASDKEKVKELPTLKDMDFLHQNQKVYIAEEEKKVFLEKLKRDVEFLVQLKIMDYSLLLAIHDVIRGSEPEEEGPVPEEESEGDGDCALTGPPALVGSYGTSPEGIGGYIHSHRPLGPGEFESFIDVYAIRSAEGAPQKEVYFMGLIDILTQYDAKKKAAHAAKTVKHGAGAEISTVRPEQCAKRFLDLITNIFA, from the coding sequence ATGGCGTCCTCCTCGGTCCTGCCGGCCACTGTACCGGCGCCGACAGCGGCTTCCGGCACAGGTTTCGGCTTCGCTTCCAAAACCAAGAAGGAGCATTTCGTGCAGCAGAAGATGAAGGTGTTCCGGGCGGCCGACCTGCTGAGGGGCGTGTTCCTGTGGGGCGTAGCCCACTCGATCAATGAGCTCAGCCAGGTGCCTCCCCCGGTGATGCTGCTGCCAGATGACTTTAAGGCCAGCTCCAAGATCAAGGTCAACAATCACCTTTTCCGCAGGGAAAATCTGCCCAGTCATTTCAAGTTCAAGGAGTATTGTCCCCAGGTCTTCAGGAACCTGCGTGATCGATTTGGTACTGATGACCAGGATTACTTGGTGTCCCTTACCCGAAGTCCCCCGAGTGAAAGTGAAGGCAGTGATGGTCGCTTCCTTACCTCCTATGATCGGACTCTGGTCATCAAAGAAGTATCCAGTGAGGACACTGCTGACATGCATAGCAACCTCTCCAACTACCATCAGTACATTGTGAAGTGCCATGGCAACACACTGCTGCCCCAGTTCCTGGGGATGTACCGGGTTAGCGTGGACAACGAAGACAGCTACATGCTTGTGATGCGCAACATGTTTAGCCACCATCTCCCTGTGCACAGGAAGTATGACCTCAAGGGCTCCCTAGTGTCCAGGGAAGCCAGCGATAAGGAGAAGGTTAAAGAATTGCCCACCCTTAAGGATATGGACTTTCTCCACCAGAACCAGAAAGTTTATATTGCTGAAGAGGAGAAGAAAGTCTTTCTAGAGAAGCTAAAGAGAGATGTGGAGTTCCTAGTGCAGCTGAAGATCATGGACTACAGCCTTCTGCTGGCCATCCACGACGTCATTCGCGGCTCTGAACCGGAGGAGGAGGGGCCTGTGCCGGAGGAAGAGTCAGAGGGGGATGGGGACTGTGCCCTGACCGGACCTCCTGCTCTGGTGGGCTCCTATGGCACTTCCCCTGAGGGTATCGGCGGCTACATCCATTCCCACCGGCCCCTGGGCCCTGGAGAGTTTGAATCCTTCATTGATGTCTATGCCATCCGGAGTGCTGAGGGGGCCCCTCAGAAGGAGGTGTATTTCATGGGCCTCATTGACATCCTGACACAGTATGATGCCAAGAAGAAAGCAGCTCACGCAGCCAAAACTGTCAAGCATGGGGCGGGGGCAGAGATTTCTACTGTCCGTCCTGAGCAGTGTGCTAAGCGATTCCTGGATTTAATTACCAACATCTTTGCCTAA
- the LOC137777602 gene encoding phosphatidylinositol 5-phosphate 4-kinase type-2 gamma-like isoform X3: protein MASSSVLPATVPAPTAASGTGFGFASKTKKEHFVQQKMKVFRAADLLRGVFLWGVAHSINELSQVPPPVMLLPDDFKASSKIKVNNHLFRRENLPSHFKFKEYCPQVFRNLRDRFGTDDQDYLYIVKCHGNTLLPQFLGMYRVSVDNEDSYMLVMRNMFSHHLPVHRKYDLKGSLVSREASDKEKVKELPTLKDMDFLHQNQKVYIAEEEKKVFLEKLKRDVEFLVQLKIMDYSLLLAIHDVIRGSEPEEEGPVPEEESEGDGDCALTGPPALVGSYGTSPEGIGGYIHSHRPLGPGEFESFIDVYAIRSAEGAPQKEVYFMGLIDILTQYDAKKKAAHAAKTVKHGAGAEISTVRPEQCAKRFLDLITNIFA, encoded by the exons ATGGCGTCCTCCTCGGTCCTGCCGGCCACTGTACCGGCGCCGACAGCGGCTTCCGGCACAGGTTTCGGCTTCGCTTCCAAAACCAAGAAGGAGCATTTCGTGCAGCAGAAGATGAAGGTGTTCCGGGCGGCCGACCTGCTGAGGGGCGTGTTCCTGTGGGGCGTAGCCCACTCGATCAATGAGCTCAGCCAGGTGCCTCCCCCGGTGATGCTGCTGCCAGATGACTTTAAGGCCAGCTCCAAGATCAAGGTCAACAATCACCTTTTCCGCAGGGAAAATCTGCCCAGTCATTTCAAGTTCAAGGAGTATTGTCCCCAGGTCTTCAGGAACCTGCGTGATCGATTTGGTACTGATGACCAGGATTACTTG TACATTGTGAAGTGCCATGGCAACACACTGCTGCCCCAGTTCCTGGGGATGTACCGGGTTAGCGTGGACAACGAAGACAGCTACATGCTTGTGATGCGCAACATGTTTAGCCACCATCTCCCTGTGCACAGGAAGTATGACCTCAAGGGCTCCCTAGTGTCCAGGGAAGCCAGCGATAAGGAGAAGGTTAAAGAATTGCCCACCCTTAAGGATATGGACTTTCTCCACCAGAACCAGAAAGTTTATATTGCTGAAGAGGAGAAGAAAGTCTTTCTAGAGAAGCTAAAGAGAGATGTGGAGTTCCTAGTGCAGCTGAAGATCATGGACTACAGCCTTCTGCTGGCCATCCACGACGTCATTCGCGGCTCTGAACCGGAGGAGGAGGGGCCTGTGCCGGAGGAAGAGTCAGAGGGGGATGGGGACTGTGCCCTGACCGGACCTCCTGCTCTGGTGGGCTCCTATGGCACTTCCCCTGAGGGTATCGGCGGCTACATCCATTCCCACCGGCCCCTGGGCCCTGGAGAGTTTGAATCCTTCATTGATGTCTATGCCATCCGGAGTGCTGAGGGGGCCCCTCAGAAGGAGGTGTATTTCATGGGCCTCATTGACATCCTGACACAGTATGATGCCAAGAAGAAAGCAGCTCACGCAGCCAAAACTGTCAAGCATGGGGCGGGGGCAGAGATTTCTACTGTCCGTCCTGAGCAGTGTGCTAAGCGATTCCTGGATTTAATTACCAACATCTTTGCCTAA
- the LOC137777602 gene encoding phosphatidylinositol 5-phosphate 4-kinase type-2 gamma-like isoform X2, translating into MASSSVLPATVPAPTAASGTGFGFASKTKKEHFVQQKMKVFRAADLLRGVFLWGVAHSINELSQVPPPVMLLPDDFKASSKIKEYCPQVFRNLRDRFGTDDQDYLVSLTRSPPSESEGSDGRFLTSYDRTLVIKEVSSEDTADMHSNLSNYHQYIVKCHGNTLLPQFLGMYRVSVDNEDSYMLVMRNMFSHHLPVHRKYDLKGSLVSREASDKEKVKELPTLKDMDFLHQNQKVYIAEEEKKVFLEKLKRDVEFLVQLKIMDYSLLLAIHDVIRGSEPEEEGPVPEEESEGDGDCALTGPPALVGSYGTSPEGIGGYIHSHRPLGPGEFESFIDVYAIRSAEGAPQKEVYFMGLIDILTQYDAKKKAAHAAKTVKHGAGAEISTVRPEQCAKRFLDLITNIFA; encoded by the exons ATGGCGTCCTCCTCGGTCCTGCCGGCCACTGTACCGGCGCCGACAGCGGCTTCCGGCACAGGTTTCGGCTTCGCTTCCAAAACCAAGAAGGAGCATTTCGTGCAGCAGAAGATGAAGGTGTTCCGGGCGGCCGACCTGCTGAGGGGCGTGTTCCTGTGGGGCGTAGCCCACTCGATCAATGAGCTCAGCCAGGTGCCTCCCCCGGTGATGCTGCTGCCAGATGACTTTAAGGCCAGCTCCAAGATCAAG GAGTATTGTCCCCAGGTCTTCAGGAACCTGCGTGATCGATTTGGTACTGATGACCAGGATTACTTGGTGTCCCTTACCCGAAGTCCCCCGAGTGAAAGTGAAGGCAGTGATGGTCGCTTCCTTACCTCCTATGATCGGACTCTGGTCATCAAAGAAGTATCCAGTGAGGACACTGCTGACATGCATAGCAACCTCTCCAACTACCATCAGTACATTGTGAAGTGCCATGGCAACACACTGCTGCCCCAGTTCCTGGGGATGTACCGGGTTAGCGTGGACAACGAAGACAGCTACATGCTTGTGATGCGCAACATGTTTAGCCACCATCTCCCTGTGCACAGGAAGTATGACCTCAAGGGCTCCCTAGTGTCCAGGGAAGCCAGCGATAAGGAGAAGGTTAAAGAATTGCCCACCCTTAAGGATATGGACTTTCTCCACCAGAACCAGAAAGTTTATATTGCTGAAGAGGAGAAGAAAGTCTTTCTAGAGAAGCTAAAGAGAGATGTGGAGTTCCTAGTGCAGCTGAAGATCATGGACTACAGCCTTCTGCTGGCCATCCACGACGTCATTCGCGGCTCTGAACCGGAGGAGGAGGGGCCTGTGCCGGAGGAAGAGTCAGAGGGGGATGGGGACTGTGCCCTGACCGGACCTCCTGCTCTGGTGGGCTCCTATGGCACTTCCCCTGAGGGTATCGGCGGCTACATCCATTCCCACCGGCCCCTGGGCCCTGGAGAGTTTGAATCCTTCATTGATGTCTATGCCATCCGGAGTGCTGAGGGGGCCCCTCAGAAGGAGGTGTATTTCATGGGCCTCATTGACATCCTGACACAGTATGATGCCAAGAAGAAAGCAGCTCACGCAGCCAAAACTGTCAAGCATGGGGCGGGGGCAGAGATTTCTACTGTCCGTCCTGAGCAGTGTGCTAAGCGATTCCTGGATTTAATTACCAACATCTTTGCCTAA